The stretch of DNA AAACCTTCCTAGCTAAAAGTTTAGaattgaccttttttttttttttttttttttttttttttttaaaaaNCCTAAATACCTGTGGTATTTGAAATGTCTTGTAGTCTACTTTTGTGCGCTAGTTTCGTCGTTTGCACCTTTTAAATTGAAAATTGCATAATACAtgctctaaaaaaaaatagaaacaacgcttttaaaaaggttttacttgagttagttttttttgttaattttagataattaattttttattcgaatagtaaaaatttcataataaattaattaaaccgTTGACATCTACTAACGCAAACATGAACCTTTTTTCAATTCGAGGTCGGACAGTAAGTTAAGACtactttcttatattttcaacattttaaGATTAACTATATACAAGTTATAATTACGTTCTTTTGTACGTTAAACATTACCTGTACGTAACTTATAACTCGTAATGATAATACTGTTGACTATGGTAGACGTGAAATGATTAATCTAAGGGAAAgatgaaagaaataaatttgattGGGACATTGAAGATACGGAGCCAAAAGGATTTGATTCGAGATATTCACAATATATGTCTGCCTAGAAATGGTTATCGTGTGCAGCCACAAGTTTCACGATACTCTCCACAAATAtggcaaatatatttttgaccCTTTGAAATAAATGAAGAGACTAGAAATGGTTATCGTGTGCAGCCACAAGTTTCACGATACTCTCCACAAATAtggcaaatatatttttgaccCTTTGAAATAAATGAAGAGACGAGACGTACCATTTACACATCTATGATTTGCTGATATCTTAAATTTGATTCTGGCCTTAGGCCTTGAATGGAGAAAGCAAGTAATGCAGAGCAGATCAAATGGTTCAAGCAGATCAAGCAGAATAAAAGTAGATCAAAAATTTAGCAGTTCAAATGCAGATCAAAGGTGAACAACATCAAAAAAGCTGTAGACCAGATCTGCACATATTTCTCCTGCATTTAccataaaaagacaaaaaaatatgaactgcACACAGTTCATctgcattaatttttaaaaacaaaaatttttttgaatggtaACTTAGTGATAGAAGGACTACATTAAAGGGTGATCTGCTATTTTTCTGTCCTCCCATTCAAAGCCTTAGTTGGACTAATCTACGATGGCTTTGATTGGAGGTAGATTCTTTACATTTTCAAGATTTCTTAGCGAAAAGTTGGACTAATGATTAcactagttatatatatatatatatatatatatatatatatatatatatatatatatttacaacaCAAGGTCAATAAGACTGTAACTTTTAGACCATAATATACAGCATATTTGGTAGTAGTGTcgttgttgtgtgtgtttttaacaaaaaaagttataaagttTGAAACCTGGTGAATTTTTAATGTATGTGAAAACTTCTACTTCAAATAATATGTTGAGATACTTAGTTACGTCAAATTATATAAAGAGCCACACGCCTTTAAGTccataaataaaagtaaatatagTTGTAAAAAAGTAATGTGtttgttacttttgttttaacGAATGTGAAAACTATATAAGATTCTCTGAAGCTTTGATCTTGGTACGGTCATTAATCATCGTGAAGGGGACCTTGCGTTTTTCCTATATTATGGCTATGTTTTCTAAtagtgttttgttctttttggttttcgCTTTTCATTGTCGACGTGAATTGAGAGTTTTGGACCAAAGCTAAAACCCAAAGCCTCCATCGACATCACATTTTGGCCAATCATTCTCCAAAAATCTCCAAAGTCTTTAAAAAACTATTAAGTATAATGTATTGAAAGATAATGTGGACGTTTATGATGCTTTTGTGTTGGGATACACATCACATTTTTCTGtcatctaaaaatatttatttttatatattccgCCAAGAAATAAAACTCTTTTTACATATTAGGTGTTCGTTTGTTGTGTGTGGTCAAAACTTATTGCCTTATTGGAGTTAAATGAGCTCttcggaaagaaaaaaactaactcttatcatcaaatttttacataaatttcttGTATTTATAACGATATCTATATCtgacaaaagtaaaaaacagttgataaaaatatataaacttcaaAGACAGTCTTATAAACCAGGCTAGATACGATagataaattttcaaataataatctttatgttttataatcTCATGGTCTCGCTGTGTTCAGTAGGAAAAAAAcgtcctctttctcttttttgtttttttgtttttcatactaaaaactaaaaggTCTCAAATCGTCAAACTAACATTataaaccatattatatagtaccaaaacaaaacaaaaccaaaaacacaaacaaatggTTTGTCCCAAGTTCTATTacaaaagatattattttatcGTTATTGGGCAATACATTGAGATGAAACCACTGATGCATTTTTTTAACGAAAGCGataattagttttgtttctgtAAAATTAATGTCGATTGAATTTGCATAAGAATGGTTTTGTCGCACCATAGACAAAACGATTCCATAGCCCACGTGCCTTGGACTCGTCTTTACACTTCTATTGGTCTCCTAATCTCCAAATGATTAGTGGTTCTCATTTTAActtcaattttcaaatttaatttcggaaaaaacatttcttgtttttttggtctttaCGATGTCTTTTTCAGATATTGTCTAGCTATATTGGGCCTGTTCGTTTCCCTGTCGCCAGCGACAGGAACCAGCGACAGCGACTAAAAGCTGTTCGTTTGTTTGTCGCTGGTTCAGCGACCAGTCGCAGCAACAGAAAACTAGCAACAACGATCATAATTTCATGTCGCTGATTTTTGTAGCGACTGGATTCAAAAACACGGCGACagcttttaaaaaactaatataattactaaaataccCTCGTTATTTTTGTGAAATCACAAAGAGACCTTTAACCCTAAAATCCCAAATTACGATCTTCTCGATACATCTTATGTTCTCATCTCTTCTGCCATTGAAGCCGCGAAGAACCAACTTCAAGCTTTAGCTCAGGTGATTCATAAATCTCTCTTActtctcttatcttcttcgATTCTTCTCCTCTTTGTCGATTCCAAACAACAATGATTTGAAAGCTTCTAGCTTTTGTAAGTTTAAGCTTGTCATTTCAAGCTCCAATTCGATTTTGAGATCTAAATATTAGAGGGTTTGAACTGTTACCAATATCTGGGAATtgggttttagttttctttactGAAACTGTGTGTTTGATTTATTAAACTTTGATGAGGCTTATGGTTCATTGAACATTGCTGAAACTAGTTATGATTCTTACTTGAAtcagattttgatttgtaattCGGTAATCTTTAATGGGTGTAGTTTGAAATTGGTACTTTTGTTGTTTATACAGCTTGTGGTTTCAGAAGAGTGAAGTCatttttaaaaccaattatTGTACGTAGAAGAACTATTTCAGGTCAGAGAGTAGTGtggtttctgggtttttgtttgTCATGTGTAGTAACTATTCTAGTGTGTTTTGAAATCTCTCAGCTTCTTAGAATGCTAATGGGTTTTTGTTGtatgttggtttggtttgaaaaAATCCAGAAATTTCTCTTTGACTTGCAACACTTCACGTCAAATTCAAACACTTTGATGAATGATTCCTATGTTAATGAGTTTGGTGATgggtttttgtcttttttttcttctattgcAGAAAGTTTAATTTGTGAATGTCTTCTGGGTGTTGTTTAatcctgcttcttctttgctctgTTCAGTgttcaataataaaaattgtatttttgttattgtttacagCTTGTGTGGTTCTGAATCTGAGAAGAGTGAAGTCATTTCTCTTGATGTGTTCTGGAAGTTGACTGCTCTCTCTGCTGCTTCTACGGTGAGTACAACAAGTTCTCTCTGAATTCGAAACAACAAGTTTTTGAACTGATGTGGATGTTAGTTGTTTTGGTAACTGCTTACTCCGTTTGGTCTTTTCTTATGTTGgtggtttttatttgttatgttcTTCAGGTTTTTATTTAGATAATCCTTAACTTAAGTGGAATTCTAAGTCTGTTCAATaacttttatgtttattaaagAGTCAGGAGTGTTCTTCCTGATGGTTGAGACTTTGTTAAGCTTTGATTTGAATAACGAGAAGTTCTATCAgctctctttctttttcgtAGTTTCATCAATTTGTTTATCTCAGTTGAATGTGATTAATCACTTAGTTTGTATAATGATTCTAATTGCTTCGTTTTGGAACCTAGCTTTACGTGGAGCTATTATAACAATGactaaagttttgatttttgagatcAATTTGGTTGTGCTTCAAGACATGTCAGTcttatatgttttataatgaGTGGACTTTTTATTATATACGTGATAGATAAAAAATCCAAACACATTACAAGCTCTCATGGTTAGTCCATTTCGTTCTCATTTTTTTGATTGTGGTTTTGTGAAACTATTCTTATTGTGTTTATGCAGCTTGTGATTTGATTTGCTGTATTCCAAGGCTGACTTGAGAAGATGAACAATGATGAtgtaagttatatttttcttctctttttatagaaatatatgTTTGCATTTGTTTGAATTTGGTTGATTTTGATTGAAATTAGAATTGGTCGGATGAGGAATGTCGTTACTTTCTTCAACTTTATACTTCTGAGAAAACAAAGGGGAACACAACAAAGACGGGACTGAATCAGATTGGAAAGGATTCTGTCACAAAGAAGTTTGAAGAGAAATTCCAAAAGAAATATCCATGGATTAGGTTTAAAAACAAGTATGATGTGTGTAGAAGAGCATACAATAGGTATAAGATCTTGCTCCATAACAGAACTGGAATGAACTTTGATGCTTTTGGAAGAATAGACATGGCTGATGATTGGTGGAATGAAAGAATTAAGgtaacttctctctctctttatttcttcaCTATTCACATGTATCATTGTTTCATTATGCCCTTATCATTTTTTCACCATAGTTTGATTTGGCTTCAAGCCTTTGTTTCTGCTTTTGTTACATACTAActtatctctttgtttctctttatataGGAATGGCCTGATGCTGTAAAGTATAAGAACAAACTCCTGCCCAACCAGGATGTTTTTAGAGATGCGTTTTGTTCAGTGATTGTTACTGGAGCAGAGGGATGGAGCGCCCAACAAGGAGAAACAAGTTTAGATTCTAGAGTGGATGCAGAAAATGGTGATGAAGCAGATTCAGTTGATGCAAGTACAGCACCACCAGTGGTAGGAACACAGTTTAGAGCGGGAAGTTCTGGATCAAAAAGAAAGCGAAAGGAGGTTGACATAGCTACagagacttcttcttcaagaaacttGATTCTTACTCGTAAGAATGAATTAGTTGAGAAGATGTTGGAGCGTGATGATAGTTGCAGTGTTGTGCGTGTAGTAGAGATTTTGAATGAATTGCCTGGAGTGAGGATGTGGTCCCGTTTCCACAAAGCTTCGGTTGACCATCTTCTGGCTGATGTCGCCAATCGACAGGGTTTCATTGCTTTTTCTAGTATTGAGGATAAGATTAGTTATTTGGAGCATAGGACTGGAATAAGTATTGATGACTAAACTTGTTTATTTGTGACTTTTGGTTATGAATATGAAAgtttcatatgatttttttagtattgaTGACTAAACCATTATACCAAACTTTGTGCcgtaatatgatttttttcttggtttatggctacatgatttttttgtaCATGTATAATGGTTTTGCAGATGCTTAGATGGATgttggaagatgatgatgatgatgttgatgatgttgagTTGTTAGAAAGGCTTAATAATGAGAGGTTGATTCATAGAACAGATAGAGGAGGAGGATGGCGTCATGTTCAGCAACTAATGCATGGATCAGACCAACAGTATTATGATATTCTGCGGATGAATCAAAGAACGTTTGAAGCATTATGCAGGATGCTTACTACGAGATATGGTTTAGAAGAGAACAGAGATAGAGGTTGCAATGTTCACACTGAAGAAGCAGTTGCTATTTTTCTTGAGATGGTTGGTCAGGATAAAACCGTGAGAGACATTGCTGTAAGGTATCAAAGATCATTGGATACAGTGAAGAGGAAACTTGATGAAGTCTTAAGCGTTATTCTGAAGTTTGCAGCAGATACAATAAAACCGGTAGAAGGAGAATTCACAAGGGTAAGCTCAGTTCTGAGAAATGATGATCGATATTGGCCTTATTTTAAGGATTGCATTGGAGCACTTGATGGAACGCACATCCCAGTTCGTCCTCCAAGTACAAATGCAGAAGCTTACAGAGGAAGAAAATTGGAACCAACTATGAATATCCTTGCTATATGTAACTTCGATATGAAGTTCATATATGCATATGTTGGAGTACCAGGTAGAGCACACGATACAAAGGTCTTGACTTATTGTGCGAAGAATGAAGTTTCTTTTCCACATCCGCCAAATGGGAAGTATTATTTGGTTGACTCAGGATATCCCACAAGGACAGGGTATCTTGGCCCACATCGTAGTGTTAGATATCACCTTGATCAGTTTACTAGAGGAGGACCACCACAAAACACGCGGGAGTTGTTTAACAGGAAACATTCAGGACTACGATCAGTGATTGAGAGAACTTTTGGAGTTTNAATTGAGAGGACTTTTGGAGTTTGGAAAGCAAAATGGAGAATCTTAGACCGTAAGCATCCTAAGTATGGTTTGACTAAGTGGATCAAGATTGTGACAGCAACCATGGCACTACACAACTTCATACGTGAATCACATCGAGAGGATAATGATTTTATGCGTTGGCAACAAACAGAAGAATATAATATTCATggcaatgaagatgatgatgatgatgatgatgatgatgatggtgatgatgattttcaTGGTGGATACACTCCATATGAACCTACTGGAGACAGAGCAATGGAAGGGTTACGTGATATTATCACCGGTCAGATTGGTAGAGGACGTCAATTGCCTTACTAAAAAGTTTTAGTGTGAAACTTTATTTTGTGTGAGAATAATACTTATGTAATTAATGGTATTAGAATTGATTAATTAcaacatattttcttaatttatttattttattaatttaaatctacacaatttaaaattttcaacaatACACATGTTTATTATACATTTAAAaggtaaaattttttaaaaaagtttaaaaaaaaaattatagtctcAGCGACAGGAAAACGAACGACATATAGCGACAGATTTCAGCGACAGTCGCTGATTCAGCGACAGTATTCAGCGACAGGAAAACGAACAATATAGC from Camelina sativa cultivar DH55 chromosome 9, Cs, whole genome shotgun sequence encodes:
- the LOC104713198 gene encoding uncharacterized protein LOC104713198 (The sequence of the model RefSeq protein was modified relative to this genomic sequence to represent the inferred CDS: added 334 bases not found in genome assembly), whose translation is MNNDDMLRWMLEDDDDDVDDVELLERLNNERLIHRTDRGGGWRHVQQLMHGSDQQYYDILRMNQRTFEALCRMLTTRYGLEENRDRGCNVHTEEAVAIFLEMVGQDKTVRDIAVRYQRSLDTVKRKLDEVLSVILKFAADTIKPVEGEFTRVSSVLRNDDRYWPYFKDCIGALDGTHIPVRPPSTNAEAYRGRKLEPTMNILAICNFDMKFIYAYVGVPGRAHDTKVLTYCAKNEVSFPHPPNGKYYLVDSGYPTRTGYLGPHRSVRYHLDQFTRGGPPQNTRELFNRKHSGLRSVIERTFGVWKAKWRILDRKHPKYGLTKWIKIVTATMALHNFIRESHREDNDFMRWQQTEEYNIHGNEDDDDDDDDDDGDDDFHGGYTPYEPTGDRAMEGLRDIITGQIGRG